CTCTGCGATGTACCTTTGTTGCTCAGCTTTAGCTTCATTCGCTTCCTGTTCAACCTCTCTTCGACTCGAATCGGCTAGCTCGATAACACGCCCCTCTATGCTTGATTTCTCGAACTCATCCATGGTGCCGAAATGCCCCTAGACGTTTCTAAACCGCTTCCCTGGGCGTATATTTACACTTAGAGATGCACTACGTACTTTGGATCGAAAAATCGACCATCGCTTATACAACACACAATAAAGAACAAAGCAGGTATTGTTACATATGAAATTCTAATATACAACAACTTTTTGCTGGGCAACAAGCTGTGCGACTGTAGGTTAATCTTGCTGAAAGTCCGCTTCCAGAGTTTGCTTGTTTCGAGCTGCTTCGTCGTATAATGGAGTTATGCATTTTTTACCACTTTCAGTCTTGAAATGTCTTCCCAAAGCATCGCTTCTagcaaacttcttgccACAGCCCCAAGGAGTGCCGTCCTTGAGCTTTCCGCCGCAAACATAGCGCTTCTTGCCCGTATGTAAGTCTTCATGTCGCTTTCTGTCGTGCTGCCGCGCGAACGCCTTACCACAACTGGAACAGATGAACGGCCTCTCGTTAGTGTGCGTTCGCAGATGGGATTTCAAGTTGTACGGTCTTGTGAATTTCTTGTCACACAGTTCGCAGGCGTAAGTGGCAGGGTTTTTCTGCGAAAGACGTCGCTTTGTGTTGCCCGATAGGTTTTGTAAAGTCTCGCCATCTCCCAGCGGGCTCGCTGATCTGTTTTGCAAGTCATTTGGGGAGGGCGGCTGCAGATCTGCCAGCAACAGTAGTCTATCTCTGTCCTCGCTTAGAGAACGCGCCCTCTCATCCGGCGACAGGCTTCGACTGCGTACAGACGATCTGGATCTCCTCGACCCGTGCGAAGCTCTTCTCCTTGCGATCCTGCCGTTTATCATATCTTCGTGTTCTACGTCCATGTCATTCGGACATAGCAACGACGCATTTAACTTCTGCTCAGCTCTTTGGAAGTTCTGCTCGTCGAACGTCGTTGAGGATACCGAGGTCCCAGCTTCATCACTGCGCTTTTCTTGGAATTCCTGCACCGATATAACGGGCGGTATTCGAGAGCCCTGCTGTTCCTCGCACGCGGTCACGCTCGACTGGACGAACTCGCTAAAATTCTCGTCGAAACGGCCGCTTGACGCGGACAGCAGGTTgtccagctcatcgacaTTGGTGACGTGTCTAAACCCGCTGGCGCTCATGGGCAGCGAAATGTTCGAGTACGCGCTTGTCCCGGAATGCACACTCAGCAAGTCGTCCAGCTCCTCGTCGCCAATGGTCAAATACGATACCGCCGGCGAAACCGCGGGATCAACAGGGTACAGCCCCGGCGTATGGTAGCTCGAAGATGCGTACCCTGTCTCCGCATCACTCCTGTACATGTCATTCAGCTCATGTTCCGCCGAAAACGCTCCCAGATAGCTTCTGCTCTGCAGATGGAGACTTGCCCCGGCATCTTCCACCTCCGCTCGCGACGGTTCCATCAGATGTGCCCATGTATCCCCGTCGGAATCCTCCACTTTCAGAGTCGGTGTCACAGGGTTCCTCTGCGAAGACGTAGAAGAGGGCGAAAAAAGCACTTCGCTTTCCATACTAATGCTCATCTGCGGCTCACAGAGCATCTGTCCCTCGCTAGAGACCAGATACGTCTGTATAAATCTCTCATTTTGTCTACCCTCAATTCCAACTCCCGTGAATCCTGGCATCTCTAAATGAAGccctttctcttcttccttttcatgGCTGCCCTGATCACCTTCCTCTGGATCACTATGAGCGATATGCCCGTATAAATCCGGCATTTCCTTACTCTATCAAACCTCGCGCACCTTCACCTCAATGCTCAAAGCATGCGATCCCAGAGTCAGCCACTGTCCCAGCAATACCTCCGGACCACCCACAGTTAAATTTCACAAGGGTCTTGGCACCTCAATCGCCCTCTAGCTATCTTTAGAACTACTCTATAAGCCTCCATTGTCCTAAGCCTTAGGGTCCCATCAAAAGCTGGTGGCTTACAAccgaaaaaaaaaaggcGGTGAGTAATCGCGACGGCGTCACAAATTCCTGTCATCGCGGTTAAATATTAAAAATTAAATAATTAGGACAACCGAATATGAGAGGTAGAGAGAGTGACGTCGACATCGAGACACACATGCCAGACGTCGGGCGCAAAggtcttgatcttttcgaGGTGTGCGGCAGCGTAGCTGTACGAGCCGTTGAGCTGGGCCAGCTGGTTTAGAGTCTCGGCGACGAACGAACCGCTGTCGATGGCGCTGACATGCACGTTCTCGTGGATGTGGAGGGTCACGACGGGAAGCGGCTGCTGCATCGAGACGATCGCTAGAGCGAGCGGCCAGCCGGCTTTGCTGGAGGGCAGCAGGCCCAGGTTGATGTGTCTGACTCGTAAATCGCGGACGCTGGACTCGCTTATTCTCTGCACGCACGTCTCGTTGGACTCGTTGTATATGCAGCAGCGGTCTCTGCTGAAGGAGTTGGCATCGAGGCCCCTGCGCAACGCTTCGACGCTCCACGGGTTCAGTTCGAAGCAGAAGACACGTCTGGCGCCGCGCTTCAGGTAGCTCAGCGTGAAGTACCCGATCCCGGCGTACAGATCGACCACATCGTTGCCCTCGATCTCGGGGAACACGTCGAGcactcttttcttctccttgatGTTGCCCCTGCTGAACATGGTGAACATCGGCGCCCACAGCTGGTGGATCCCGTTCTGCACTACGTGGCACCAGAGCGTTCTGTCGAAGTCGGCGGGCTGCGGGTCTGCCCGCAGCTGGCCGACGGCGCCGGCCTGTGGCGACAGCAGCGTGCCGTACAGCGGTGCTATGTTGAAGGGTCGCCGCATCACGTCCGTCTCGACGATGGGCATGTTTGTCGCCACATGGCTGATCTCTGGCGGGAACAGCTGGGCGAGCATCTGCCGAAAGTACTTCGCTTTGGCCGCCTCGCCGACCTCGCTGAAGTAGCTCCTCCACGCCGGGTGCTCGAACGACCTGTGAGTAGAGTGAttgaacagcagcaacGGCGA
Above is a genomic segment from Torulaspora globosa chromosome 1, complete sequence containing:
- the CRZ1 gene encoding DNA-binding transcription factor CRZ1 (ancestral locus Anc_2.303), translating into MPDLYGHIAHSDPEEGDQGSHEKEEEKGLHLEMPGFTGVGIEGRQNERFIQTYLVSSEGQMLCEPQMSISMESEVLFSPSSTSSQRNPVTPTLKVEDSDGDTWAHLMEPSRAEVEDAGASLHLQSRSYLGAFSAEHELNDMYRSDAETGYASSSYHTPGLYPVDPAVSPAVSYLTIGDEELDDLLSVHSGTSAYSNISLPMSASGFRHVTNVDELDNLLSASSGRFDENFSEFVQSSVTACEEQQGSRIPPVISVQEFQEKRSDEAGTSVSSTTFDEQNFQRAEQKLNASLLCPNDMDVEHEDMINGRIARRRASHGSRRSRSSVRSRSLSPDERARSLSEDRDRLLLLADLQPPSPNDLQNRSASPLGDGETLQNLSGNTKRRLSQKNPATYACELCDKKFTRPYNLKSHLRTHTNERPFICSSCGKAFARQHDRKRHEDLHTGKKRYVCGGKLKDGTPWGCGKKFARSDALGRHFKTESGKKCITPLYDEAARNKQTLEADFQQD
- the TRM12 gene encoding tRNA(Phe) (4-demethylwyosine(37)-C(7)) aminocarboxypropyltransferase (ancestral locus Anc_2.302); translation: MPYEILVDDAKLVKPIKTRLEGQRCFVKPIYRDGDRRVIRTTIDDEHDPLIADFCKRFYRSEVPDDTGIVGFTRRFLESEGCEQTEALLDCLPRRYTIYSPLLLFNHSTHRSFEHPAWRSYFSEVGEAAKAKYFRQMLAQLFPPEISHVATNMPIVETDVMRRPFNIAPLYGTLLSPQAGAVGQLRADPQPADFDRTLWCHVVQNGIHQLWAPMFTMFSRGNIKEKKRVLDVFPEIEGNDVVDLYAGIGYFTLSYLKRGARRVFCFELNPWSVEALRRGLDANSFSRDRCCIYNESNETCVQRISESSVRDLRVRHINLGLLPSSKAGWPLALAIVSMQQPLPVVTLHIHENVHVSAIDSGSFVAETLNQLAQLNGSYSYAAAHLEKIKTFAPDVWHVCLDVDVTLSTSHIRLS